In the genome of Achromobacter sp. MFA1 R4, the window GCCTGCTGGCGATAGGAATACCCCAAGTCGAATGTGGCGACGTTCTTGAGGTATTGGCCCAACTGCACCGCGATCGGCTTGTCCAGACCAAACTCCTGCCGCAGCTTGGCGATGAACTCGGCGTCCACCGCGCCGGACTGGCCGGCCAGGATCTCGGCCGGGTCGCCCGGCGCCGCCCGCACCAGGAAGAAGTTAAAGAGCGCGATCATCAGCAGAACCAGGACGCTCTTGACCACCCGGTTCGCCAGGAACTTGGCGATCTTCTTCATTCTTTGGACAGCCAGGCGTCGCTCTGCGTGTCGACGACGCCCAGCGCGGTCGTCACGGCGTCATGCACGCGCTTGTTCAGCAGGGTCGAATAGTTGGTATCGGCGATCCACAGCACGGGCACGTCTTCCACCAGGATGCGCTGCACCTCGCTGTACAGCTTCTGGCGCTCTTCATCGGTGGCGGCGGTGGCGGCGGCATTGAACAGCGCATCGACCTTGGGGTTGTTGTACTGCGACGTATTGGTGAACATCAGCCCCTTCTTGATGTTGCTGCCCAGGTACGTGCGCGACACGCCGATCGCCGGATCGCCGTACTGGAACACGCCGTTGGAGCCCATGTCGTAGTCCCAGTTGCCCACGCGGCTGGTCCAGCCGCCCACGTCGGTGTTCTCCAGCGTCACCGCCACGCCGATCTTGGCCAGGTTCTGCTTGACGTATTCGGCCACGCGGCGCTGCATCTCGCCGTAGGGCAGCGGAATCAGGCCGACCGAGGCGCGCACGCCCTTGGCGTCGGGCTTCAGGCCCATTTCATCCAGCAGCGCGATGGCCTTCTTGGGATCGTAGGGATAGGACTTGACGTTGGAATCGTAGAAGCGCGTGTTGTGATGGATGGGGCCGGTGGCGACCGTGCCCGTGCCGAACATGATCTTGTCGACGATGAACTGGCGGTTGATGCCGTACATCAGCGCCTGGCGGAAGCGCTTGTCCGAGAACGGCTGGCGGCCGCCGTTCAATTCGATCCACTGCATCGTCGACCAGTATTCGTAGCCCTTGTGCGTCTGCGCGATGCTGGGCAGCTTGGCCACGCGCGCCACGTCCACGGGCTCGATATCCTGCAGCCAGGCCTGCAGCACCGTGCCCTGCTCCAACGCCACGCGGCGCGATGCGGAATCGGGGATCACGCGGTAGGTAATCCCGTCGAGGTAGGGACGCCCGTCCTTCCAGTAGTGCTCGTTCTTGACCAGCTCGATGTAGGAACCGCGCTCCCAGCGCTTGAACTTGAACGGCCCGGTCCCGATCGGCGCGTTGTTGTTCGGATTCTGCCCGATCGGCGTGTCCACGTCGTACAGGTGCTTGGGCAGGATCGCGCCGCCGCCAATGTCGAAGGCATACAGGAAGGCGGAGTACGGCTGCTTCAGCTTGAAGACCACCGTCTGCGCATCGGGCGCCGAGATTTCCTGCACGTTCGCCATCAGCGTCCGCGTGCGCGGCGTGTTGGCCAGGATCTTGGTGTAGGTGAACACCACGTCGTCCGACGAGAACGGCTTGCCGTCATGCCACTGCACCTTGGGCTGCAGGTGGAAGGTGTAGGTCAGGCGGTCCGCCGAAACTTCCCAGGACTTGGCCAGCCCGGGCTGCGGCTTCAGGTCGAAGGAATAGGTCAGCAGGCTTTCAAAGATCTTGCCGGCCACCAGTTGAGTGCTGGCCACCTGTTGCACGGCCACGTTCAGCGTGGGCGGCTCCGGATTGACGATGGCGGTCAGGATCCCGCCATATTGCGGGGTTTCGGCGGCGTGCGAGGGGGAGACGGCGAAAGGCAGCAAGCTGGCGGCGGCCAGCACGCAGCGCACCAGGGCGCGGCAGGCACTGAAGGCATTCATGGCAGGATTTCCCAAGGAAAAGAGAGGATCGCGGATGGACTCAGGCTTGCAGCGGTTCGACGCCGCACCAGTCATGGATGAAGAGCGCCAGCGAGGTCGCCACGCGCACCATGCTGTCCACCGACACGCATTCGTTGAAACCGTGCACGTTCTGCACCTTCGGGCCGTAGCAGGTCACGGGCACGTCCATCATCAACCGGAAATGGCGGCCGTCCGTGGTGGCGGTCAACGCTGTGGGCTGCGGCAGTTCGCCCGCTACGCGGCGGTGCGCATCCGCCAGCAACTGCATGGCGGGAACGTCCAGGTCGTACTCGCAGCCGGGCGCGTGAAAGCCTTCGTAGCGGATATCGATACGCACGTCGCTGTCGGTCAGGCCCGCCTCGACGGCGCGGATGCGCGCTTCCACCCGTTGCTTGGCCTCATCGATGGTCATGTCCGGATAGCAGGCGACACGCATGCCCAGCGTGCACACGCTGGGCACGGATGAATTCCAGTCGCCGGCGTGGATCTGGCCCAGGTTGAAGTTGATGGGATGCGCGTGCTCACGGTAGGCCGGATGTCGGTTCTCGGGCAGGTTCCATTCGTGCTCCAACTGCTTCATGGCGTCGACGATGCGCAGGCCGGTTTCGACCGGATTGACGCCCGTGGTCATATAGGCGGCATGCGCCGGCCGGCCCACGATGTCCACGTACATCCAGTACACGCCAAGCTGCGCG includes:
- a CDS encoding ArgE/DapE family deacylase, translating into MIAVAAASVDQDRIAEAVAGLRQYMTDTLTGFVQCRSLPGQETSAAEFLEGALADLGLTSERIALRTEELKNLPLYSPACCPDGGRYNVLARHEPRSAGGRAVLFNGHLDVVPTGPHELWDPAPFDGELRDGWLYGRGAGDMKAGIICALAAFKALQDLGVQPAGAVGFNGVLEEENTGNGTLATVSALQSAIAAAKLSAFDAVVIPEPTHERMMSAQLGVYWMYVDIVGRPAHAAYMTTGVNPVETGLRIVDAMKQLEHEWNLPENRHPAYREHAHPINFNLGQIHAGDWNSSVPSVCTLGMRVACYPDMTIDEAKQRVEARIRAVEAGLTDSDVRIDIRYEGFHAPGCEYDLDVPAMQLLADAHRRVAGELPQPTALTATTDGRHFRLMMDVPVTCYGPKVQNVHGFNECVSVDSMVRVATSLALFIHDWCGVEPLQA
- a CDS encoding ABC transporter substrate-binding protein, with protein sequence MNAFSACRALVRCVLAAASLLPFAVSPSHAAETPQYGGILTAIVNPEPPTLNVAVQQVASTQLVAGKIFESLLTYSFDLKPQPGLAKSWEVSADRLTYTFHLQPKVQWHDGKPFSSDDVVFTYTKILANTPRTRTLMANVQEISAPDAQTVVFKLKQPYSAFLYAFDIGGGAILPKHLYDVDTPIGQNPNNNAPIGTGPFKFKRWERGSYIELVKNEHYWKDGRPYLDGITYRVIPDSASRRVALEQGTVLQAWLQDIEPVDVARVAKLPSIAQTHKGYEYWSTMQWIELNGGRQPFSDKRFRQALMYGINRQFIVDKIMFGTGTVATGPIHHNTRFYDSNVKSYPYDPKKAIALLDEMGLKPDAKGVRASVGLIPLPYGEMQRRVAEYVKQNLAKIGVAVTLENTDVGGWTSRVGNWDYDMGSNGVFQYGDPAIGVSRTYLGSNIKKGLMFTNTSQYNNPKVDALFNAAATAATDEERQKLYSEVQRILVEDVPVLWIADTNYSTLLNKRVHDAVTTALGVVDTQSDAWLSKE